The following coding sequences are from one Capsicum annuum cultivar UCD-10X-F1 chromosome 3, UCD10Xv1.1, whole genome shotgun sequence window:
- the LOC107863980 gene encoding protein TRANSPORT INHIBITOR RESPONSE 1 isoform X1 gives MAYSFPEEVLEHVFSFLSSDKDRNAVSLVCKSWYEIERWCRRKIFIGNCYAVNPRIMIRRFPEVRSIELKGKPHFADFNLVPEGWGAYVYPWILAMSKSYPLLEEIKLKRMVITDESLELIAKSFKNFKVLVLSSCDGFTTDGLAAIAANCRNLRELDLGESEVEDLSGHWLSHFPDSCTSLVSLNIACLVSEVSFLALERLVARSPNLRTLRINRAVPLEKLPYLLRRTSQLVEFGTGAYSADVRSDYFSNLTEAFSGCKQLKCLSGFWDVVPAYLPAIYPVCSRLTSLNLSYATCQNPELGKLISQCHNLQRLWVLDYIEDFGLEELAANCKDLQELRVFPSDPFAAEPNVTLTEQGLVAVSDGCPKLQSVLYFCRQMTNAALFTIARNRPNMIRFRLCIIEPRTPDYLTLGPLDAGFGAIVENCKELRRLSLSGLLTDRVFEYIGTNAKKLEMLSIAFAGDSDLGLHHVLSGCESLRKLEIRDCPFGDKALLSNAAKLETMRSLWMSSCSISFEACKMLAQKMPRLNVEVIDERGPPDTRPESCPVEKLYIYRSVAGRRFDTPGYVWTMGEEAAVRLS, from the exons ATGGCGTACTCATTCCCTGAAGAAGTACTCGAACACGTCTTCTCCTTCCTCAGTTCCGACAAAGACCGTAACGCTGTATCACTCGTATGCAAATCATGGTACGAGATCGAACGTTGGTGTCGGAGGAAAATTTTCATTGGAAACTGCTACGCTGTTAATCCTAGGATTATGATCCGACGGTTCCCGGAAGTCAGATCTATTGAACTTAAAGGAAAACCTCATTTTGCTGACTTTAATTTGGTTCCTGAAGGATGGGGAGCGTATGTATATCCATGGATTTTGGCTATGTCTAAGTCGTATCCATTGTTAGAGGAAATTAAGCTTAAACGTATGGTTATTACTGATGAGTCATTGGAGTTGATTGCTAAGTCTTTTAAGAATTTTAAGGTTTTGGTTTTGTCTTCTTGTGATGGTTTTACTACTGATGGACTTGCTGCTATTGCCGCTAATTGCAG GAATCTGAGAGAACTAGACTTGGGAGAGAGTGAAGTGGAGGACCTTAGTGGACATTGGCTAAGCCATTTTCCCGATAGCTGCACGTCACTTGTTTCTCTTAACATTGCCTGTTTGGTTTCGGAGGTCAGTTTCTTAGCTTTGGAGCGCCTGGTTGCTCGTTCTCCTAATTTGAGGACTCTACGGATAAATCGTGCCGTTCCCCTTGAGAAGCTTCCATACCTGCTTCGTCGCACTTCCCAGTTGGTCGAATTTGGTACAGGTGCTTACTCTGCTGATGTGCGGTCTGATTACTTCTCTAACCTGACAGAAGCTTTTTCGGGCTGCAAGCAACTTAAATGTCTGTCTGGGTTTTGGGATGTTGTACCGGCTTACCTTCCAGCTATATATCCAGTGTGTTCGAGACTCACCTCCTTGAATTTGAGTTATGCTACCTGTCAAAACCCTGAGCTTGGCAAGCTCATAAGTCAGTGTCACAACTTGCAGCGTTTGTGG GTGCTAGACTACATTGAAGATTTTGGTCTTGAGGAGCTTGCTGCCAATTGTAAGGACCTTCAAGAGCTGAGGGTTTTCCCTTCTGACCCGTTTGCTGCAGAACCAAATGTGACCTTGACGGAGCAAGGCCTTGTAGCTGTCTCAGATGGCTGCCCAAAGCTCCAGTCTGTTTTGTACTTCTGCCGCCAAATGACTAATGCAGCTTTATTTACCATCGCCAGGAATCGTCCCAACATGATTCGTTTCCGCTTGTGTATCATTGAGCCGCGAACTCCTGATTACTTAACCCTTGGGCCACTTGATGCTGGTTTTGGGGCCATTGTGGAGAACTGTAAGGAATTGCGGCGGCTTTCACTTTCTGGCCTCCTTACGGACCGTGTCTTCGAGTACATTGGCACCAATGCTAAAAAGTTAGAGATGCTGTCCATTGCTTTTGCTGGTGATAGTGATCTGGGACTCCACCATGTGCTTTCTGGTTGTGAAAGCCTCCGGAAGTTGGAGATCAGAGATTGTCCGTTTGGAGACAAGGCTCTCTTGTCTAATGCTGCGAAGCTTGAGACAATGCGATCCCTTTGGATGTCTTCGTGTTCAATAAGTTTTGAAGCATGTAAGATGCTAGCTCAGAAGATGCCTAGGCTTAATGTGGAAGTAATAGATGAAAGGGGTCCTCCAGATACAAGGCCAGAAAGCTGCCCTGTGGAGAAGCTTTACATATATCGATCAGTGGCTGGACGGAGGTTTGACACACCTGGGTATGTTTGGACAATGGGTGAAGAAGCAGCTGTGAGGTTGTCCTGA
- the LOC107863980 gene encoding protein TRANSPORT INHIBITOR RESPONSE 1 isoform X2 — MAYSFPEEVLEHVFSFLSSDKDRNAVSLVCKSWYEIERWCRRKIFIGNCYAVNPRIMIRRFPEVRSIELKGKPHFADFNLVPEGWGANLRELDLGESEVEDLSGHWLSHFPDSCTSLVSLNIACLVSEVSFLALERLVARSPNLRTLRINRAVPLEKLPYLLRRTSQLVEFGTGAYSADVRSDYFSNLTEAFSGCKQLKCLSGFWDVVPAYLPAIYPVCSRLTSLNLSYATCQNPELGKLISQCHNLQRLWVLDYIEDFGLEELAANCKDLQELRVFPSDPFAAEPNVTLTEQGLVAVSDGCPKLQSVLYFCRQMTNAALFTIARNRPNMIRFRLCIIEPRTPDYLTLGPLDAGFGAIVENCKELRRLSLSGLLTDRVFEYIGTNAKKLEMLSIAFAGDSDLGLHHVLSGCESLRKLEIRDCPFGDKALLSNAAKLETMRSLWMSSCSISFEACKMLAQKMPRLNVEVIDERGPPDTRPESCPVEKLYIYRSVAGRRFDTPGYVWTMGEEAAVRLS; from the exons ATGGCGTACTCATTCCCTGAAGAAGTACTCGAACACGTCTTCTCCTTCCTCAGTTCCGACAAAGACCGTAACGCTGTATCACTCGTATGCAAATCATGGTACGAGATCGAACGTTGGTGTCGGAGGAAAATTTTCATTGGAAACTGCTACGCTGTTAATCCTAGGATTATGATCCGACGGTTCCCGGAAGTCAGATCTATTGAACTTAAAGGAAAACCTCATTTTGCTGACTTTAATTTGGTTCCTGAAGGATGGGGAGC GAATCTGAGAGAACTAGACTTGGGAGAGAGTGAAGTGGAGGACCTTAGTGGACATTGGCTAAGCCATTTTCCCGATAGCTGCACGTCACTTGTTTCTCTTAACATTGCCTGTTTGGTTTCGGAGGTCAGTTTCTTAGCTTTGGAGCGCCTGGTTGCTCGTTCTCCTAATTTGAGGACTCTACGGATAAATCGTGCCGTTCCCCTTGAGAAGCTTCCATACCTGCTTCGTCGCACTTCCCAGTTGGTCGAATTTGGTACAGGTGCTTACTCTGCTGATGTGCGGTCTGATTACTTCTCTAACCTGACAGAAGCTTTTTCGGGCTGCAAGCAACTTAAATGTCTGTCTGGGTTTTGGGATGTTGTACCGGCTTACCTTCCAGCTATATATCCAGTGTGTTCGAGACTCACCTCCTTGAATTTGAGTTATGCTACCTGTCAAAACCCTGAGCTTGGCAAGCTCATAAGTCAGTGTCACAACTTGCAGCGTTTGTGG GTGCTAGACTACATTGAAGATTTTGGTCTTGAGGAGCTTGCTGCCAATTGTAAGGACCTTCAAGAGCTGAGGGTTTTCCCTTCTGACCCGTTTGCTGCAGAACCAAATGTGACCTTGACGGAGCAAGGCCTTGTAGCTGTCTCAGATGGCTGCCCAAAGCTCCAGTCTGTTTTGTACTTCTGCCGCCAAATGACTAATGCAGCTTTATTTACCATCGCCAGGAATCGTCCCAACATGATTCGTTTCCGCTTGTGTATCATTGAGCCGCGAACTCCTGATTACTTAACCCTTGGGCCACTTGATGCTGGTTTTGGGGCCATTGTGGAGAACTGTAAGGAATTGCGGCGGCTTTCACTTTCTGGCCTCCTTACGGACCGTGTCTTCGAGTACATTGGCACCAATGCTAAAAAGTTAGAGATGCTGTCCATTGCTTTTGCTGGTGATAGTGATCTGGGACTCCACCATGTGCTTTCTGGTTGTGAAAGCCTCCGGAAGTTGGAGATCAGAGATTGTCCGTTTGGAGACAAGGCTCTCTTGTCTAATGCTGCGAAGCTTGAGACAATGCGATCCCTTTGGATGTCTTCGTGTTCAATAAGTTTTGAAGCATGTAAGATGCTAGCTCAGAAGATGCCTAGGCTTAATGTGGAAGTAATAGATGAAAGGGGTCCTCCAGATACAAGGCCAGAAAGCTGCCCTGTGGAGAAGCTTTACATATATCGATCAGTGGCTGGACGGAGGTTTGACACACCTGGGTATGTTTGGACAATGGGTGAAGAAGCAGCTGTGAGGTTGTCCTGA